The following coding sequences lie in one Deltaproteobacteria bacterium genomic window:
- a CDS encoding type II toxin-antitoxin system PemK/MazF family toxin encodes MAMVINRFDVFLVGLDPTVGSEIQKTRQCLVVSPDEMNENIRTAIVAPMTSATKEYPTRVSCRFRKKTGQIVLDQIRTIDKSRLIKRLGTIDSKAQLDVVSVLQLMFAF; translated from the coding sequence ATGGCAATGGTAATAAACCGTTTTGATGTTTTTCTGGTCGGACTTGACCCTACTGTCGGGTCTGAAATTCAGAAAACAAGACAATGTCTGGTTGTTTCGCCTGACGAAATGAATGAAAACATTAGAACAGCCATTGTCGCACCAATGACATCCGCAACAAAGGAATACCCTACCAGAGTCTCCTGCCGGTTTAGAAAAAAAACAGGCCAAATTGTACTAGACCAGATTAGAACGATAGATAAGTCACGACTTATTAAAAGACTTGGGACAATTGACTCAAAGGCTCAATTAGACGTCGTTTCAGTTTTGCAGCTCATGTTTGCATTTTAG
- a CDS encoding AbrB/MazE/SpoVT family DNA-binding domain-containing protein — MRASIIKIGNSKGLRIPKPILEQTGIRDDVEIELEKNQIIIRPVQNAREGWDKAFKKMAEKGDDKLIIDDRDITNSWDDEEWQW; from the coding sequence ATGAGGGCAAGTATAATAAAAATAGGCAATTCTAAGGGGTTACGTATTCCAAAACCCATTCTTGAACAAACCGGTATCAGGGATGACGTCGAGATAGAGTTGGAAAAAAACCAGATTATTATCCGTCCTGTTCAAAATGCCCGGGAAGGGTGGGACAAAGCTTTCAAAAAAATGGCGGAAAAAGGTGATGACAAGCTGATCATAGACGATAGAGACATTACAAATTCATGGGATGATGAAGAATGGCAATGGTAA